A genomic region of Glycine max cultivar Williams 82 chromosome 15, Glycine_max_v4.0, whole genome shotgun sequence contains the following coding sequences:
- the LOC100779263 gene encoding katanin p80 WD40 repeat-containing subunit B1 homolog KTN80.1 isoform X1, translated as MAKRGYKIQEFVAHSASVNCLNIGKKACRLFITGGDDHKVNLWTIGKPTFLTSLSGHTSPVESVAFDSGEVLVLGGASTGVIKLWDLEEAKMVRTVAGHRSNCTAVEFHPFGEFFASGSMDTNLKIWDIRKKGCIHTYKGHSQGISTIKFTPDGRWVVSGGFDNVVKVWDLTAGKLLHDFKFHEGHIRSIDFHPLEFLLATGSADRTVKFWDLETFELIGSARREATGVRSIAFHPDGRTLFTGHEDGLKVYSWEPVICHDTVDMGWTTLGDLCIHDEKLLGCSFYRNSVGVWVADISLIEPYGAGLDPKKNEGTEQKLGLQGSKLEKVEVNVGPTSGFRSMSPDESKEIKNIYIDSSGGKPVTLQRSGSLSSTKVDLPEEFKEICNLGTMKQSPATGARVKSNEQAIRKSFIAPNIVPRDTPDGKVSAKSEKETISFSKTKPGMLLRPAHVRRASTGRFDVDRFSEDVNSRTFCDTAIKSGITKEPSFQLNLGFQNEVKESCEDKHPIKNVTDKFDKTLSPSRFSEQTKRDESSPCKEEISPVKYVNGVAVVRGRTRSLVERFERREKIQIDEDQTNVFLPTINETREKVHNEDQIKASPTPTAVFERRERNPLNEDRNNVPPIPKTISETDKSPNTVKVEPQISKEDSNPANEEEIIEGLMQTHDVTLSNLRSRLTKLQVVRHFWECNDIKGATNALRKLPDQSVQADVISVLVEKMEIFTLDLFSCLLPVLTGLLDSKIERHVKLSLDMLLKLVAVFGPTIRATVSAPPSVGVDLHQEERRECCNKCFMELQKIQMTLPILIRKGGILARSALELNLVLQQS; from the exons ATGGCAAAGCGTGGATACAAAATAc AGGAATTTGTGGCTCATTCAGCAAGCGTCAATTGTTTAAATATTGGAAAGAAGGCGTGCCGTCTTTTCATTACAGGAGGGGATGATCACAAGGTCAATCTGTGGACAATTGGCAAACCAACTTTTTTAACG AGCCTATCCGGTCATACTAGTCCAGTTGAATCTGTCGCATTTGACTCAGGAGAAGTGTTAGTTCTTGGTGGAGCATCGACAGGTGTGATAAAGCTTTGGGATTTGGAAGAAGCAAAGA TGGTTCGCACTGTTGCTGGACACAGATCCAATTGTACTGCTGTTGAGTTTCATCCCTTTGGTGAATTTTTTGCATCTGGCTCCATGGACACTAATCTAAAGATTTGGGACATCAGAAAAAAAGGATGTATTCATACATACAAGGGTCATAGCCAGGGTATCAGTACTATCAAATTCACTCCAGATGGCCGTTGGGTTGTTTCTGGTGGATTTGATAATGTTGTGAAG GTGTGGGATCTAACAGCTGGGAAGCTCTTACATGACTTCAAGTTCCATGAAGGACACATTAGGTCAATAGATTTCCATCCGCTTGAGTTTCTTCTGGCTACAG GTTCTGCAGATAGAACAGTGAAATTCTGGGATTTAGAAACCTTTGAATTGATTGGATCTGCTAGACGCGAG GCTACTGGGGTACGCTCAATAGCTTTTCATCCTGATGGAAGGACCCTATTTACTGGACATGAAGATGGTTTGaag GTGTATTCATGGGAACCTGTTATATGTCATGATACTGTTGATATGGGATGGACAACACTTGGTGATCTTTGTATTCACGATGAGAAACTTTTGGGGTGCTCATTCTACCGAAATTCTGTCGGAGTCTGGGTAGCAGATATATCG CTTATTGAGCCATATGGTGCTGGCTTGGATCCCAAGAAAAATGAAGGCACAGAACAAAAACTTGGTCTTCAGGGAAGTAAACTGGAGAAAGTAGAAGTTAATGTAGGACCAACCTCTGGGTTCCGCAGCATGTCTCCTGATGAGTCAAAGGagataaagaatatatatattgact CTTCTGGAGGGAAGCCAGTTACTTTACAGAGATCAGGGTCtttaagttcaacaaaagtagATCTCCCAGAGGAATTCAAGGAAATTTGCAACTTAGGAACAATGAAGCAGAGTCCTGCAACAGGAGCTCGTGTAAAATCAAATGAACAAGCAATTAGAAAATCTTTCATTGCGCCAAACATTGTACCTCGTGACACTCCTGATGGTAAGGTATCGGCAAAATCAGAAAAAGAGACCATCTCCTTTTCAAAGACGAAACCTGGAATGTTACTTAGACCAGCTCATGTACGAAGAGCATCCACTGGCAGATTTGATGTTGATAGGTTTTCAGAAGATGTGAATTCTAGAACTTTTTGTGATACTGCTATTAAATCAGGCATCACAAAAGAACCCAGCTTCCAACTGAATCTAGGATTTCAAAATGAAGTTAAGGAATCTTGTGAAGATAAACATCCTATCAAGAATGTCACAGACAAGTTTGACAAGACTCTATCTCCAAGCAGATTTTCTGAACAAACAAAAC GTGACGAATCCTCACCCTGCAAGGAAGAGATTAGTCCAGTTAAATATGTCAATGGAG TTGCTGTTGTACGAGGAAGGACCCGGTCATTGGTTGAGAGGTTTGAGCGAAGGGAAAAGATTCAAATTGATGAAGATCAAACTAATGTATTCCTTCCCACAATAAATGAAACAAGAGAAAAAGTTCACAATGAAGATCAAATTAAAGCATCTCCTACACCCACTGCGGTATTCGAGAGGAGGGAAAGAAATCCCTTAAATGAAGATCGAAACAATGTGCCCCCCATTCCCAAGACAATATCTGAAACTGATAAATCTCCTAACACAGTG AAAGTTGAGCCTCAAATTTCTAAAGAGGATTCAAACCCTGCAAATGAAGAGGAAATCATTGAAGGTCTGATGCAAACTCATGATGTAACATTAAGTAATCTTCGCTCACGCTTGACAAAGTTGCAG GTGGTGCGGCATTTTTGGGAATGTAATGATATTAAAGGTGCTACCAATGCTTTGAGAAAGCTGCCAGATCAATCT GTTCAAGCAGATGTTATCAGTGTCCTTGTGGAAAAGATGGAGATTTTCACCTTAGATTTATTTTCTTGCTTACTTCCTGTGCTCACAGGCTTGCTGGATAGCAAGATAGAAAG ACATGTAAAGCTGTCACTGGATATGCTGTTAAAGCTTGTAGCAGTTTTTGGTCCAACAATACGTGCAACTGTTTCAGCACCTCCCTCTGTTGGTGTCGATCTACATCAAGAAGAAAG GCGGGAATGCTGCAACAAGTGCTTTATGGAACTGCAAAAGATCCAAATGACTCTTCCAATACTGATACG GAAGGGTGGTATATTAGCCAGGTCTGCTCTAGAGCTAAATCTTGTTCTTCAGCAGTCCTAA
- the LOC102664550 gene encoding uncharacterized protein, which produces MGCCVSTNRSHSSPSSKPLETPRSAAKGSENRAPPPEEETVKEVLSETPKWKPKFEAEKPTETEVENEKEKLFIKPDEISEVSEVCSVSESVSTFAEEEARQRVNRSPAKVSKARSFSGEFGCRREMTAGKSPARRPEQSPARRNIGSVRVVQMGNGGTGSQPRRRDSGEISGRRSRSPATRTDSVATRSILGQSPSKRRTHTNQSPARVRTGTAESGGRKMENSSMEGKWPSSAIESLENPLVSLECFIFL; this is translated from the coding sequence ATGGGTTGCTGCGTCAGTACCAACAGATCTCATTCTTCACCCTCAAGCAAGCCTTTGGAGACACCAAGATCTGCCGCGAAAGGTTCAGAAAACAGAGCACCGCCACCGGAGGAAGAAACGGTGAAGGAAGTGTTGTCTGAAACACCCAAATGGAAGCCCAAATTCGAAGCGGAGAAGCCAACAGAGACCGAAGTTGAGAACGAGAAGGAGAAGCTTTTCATCAAGCCCGATGAGATCTCTGAGGTTTCTGAAGTTTGCAGCGTGAGTGAGAGCGTTTCCACATTCGCCGAAGAAGAAGCGCGTCAGAGGGTCAACAGATCCCCGGCGAAGGTGAGCAAAGCACGCTCCTTTTCCGGCGAGTTCGGCTGCCGGAGGGAAATGACGGCGGGGAAGTCTCCGGCGAGGAGGCCGGAGCAGTCTCCGGCAAGAAGAAATATTGGGTCGGTGAGAGTTGTTCAAATGGGCAATGGGGGAACCGGGAGCCAACCTCGCCGGCGTGACTCCGGCGAGATTTCCGGTCGCCGATCCAGGTCGCCGGCGACCCGCACCGACAGCGTGGCAACTAGATCCATCCTGGGTCAGAGCCCGTCGAAGAGGAGAACGCACACGAATCAATCACCGGCTAGGGTAAGAACCGGCACGGCGGAGAGCGGTGGCCGGAAAATGGAGAATTCGAGCATGGAGGGTAAATGGCCTTCATCAGCTATTGAGTCACTAGAAAACCCTCTTGTGTCGTTGGAATGCTTCATATTTCTCTAG
- the LOC100779263 gene encoding katanin p80 WD40 repeat-containing subunit B1 homolog KTN80.1 isoform X2, with protein MDTNLKIWDIRKKGCIHTYKGHSQGISTIKFTPDGRWVVSGGFDNVVKVWDLTAGKLLHDFKFHEGHIRSIDFHPLEFLLATGSADRTVKFWDLETFELIGSARREATGVRSIAFHPDGRTLFTGHEDGLKVYSWEPVICHDTVDMGWTTLGDLCIHDEKLLGCSFYRNSVGVWVADISLIEPYGAGLDPKKNEGTEQKLGLQGSKLEKVEVNVGPTSGFRSMSPDESKEIKNIYIDSSGGKPVTLQRSGSLSSTKVDLPEEFKEICNLGTMKQSPATGARVKSNEQAIRKSFIAPNIVPRDTPDGKVSAKSEKETISFSKTKPGMLLRPAHVRRASTGRFDVDRFSEDVNSRTFCDTAIKSGITKEPSFQLNLGFQNEVKESCEDKHPIKNVTDKFDKTLSPSRFSEQTKRDESSPCKEEISPVKYVNGVAVVRGRTRSLVERFERREKIQIDEDQTNVFLPTINETREKVHNEDQIKASPTPTAVFERRERNPLNEDRNNVPPIPKTISETDKSPNTVKVEPQISKEDSNPANEEEIIEGLMQTHDVTLSNLRSRLTKLQVVRHFWECNDIKGATNALRKLPDQSVQADVISVLVEKMEIFTLDLFSCLLPVLTGLLDSKIERHVKLSLDMLLKLVAVFGPTIRATVSAPPSVGVDLHQEERRECCNKCFMELQKIQMTLPILIRKGGILARSALELNLVLQQS; from the exons ATGGACACTAATCTAAAGATTTGGGACATCAGAAAAAAAGGATGTATTCATACATACAAGGGTCATAGCCAGGGTATCAGTACTATCAAATTCACTCCAGATGGCCGTTGGGTTGTTTCTGGTGGATTTGATAATGTTGTGAAG GTGTGGGATCTAACAGCTGGGAAGCTCTTACATGACTTCAAGTTCCATGAAGGACACATTAGGTCAATAGATTTCCATCCGCTTGAGTTTCTTCTGGCTACAG GTTCTGCAGATAGAACAGTGAAATTCTGGGATTTAGAAACCTTTGAATTGATTGGATCTGCTAGACGCGAG GCTACTGGGGTACGCTCAATAGCTTTTCATCCTGATGGAAGGACCCTATTTACTGGACATGAAGATGGTTTGaag GTGTATTCATGGGAACCTGTTATATGTCATGATACTGTTGATATGGGATGGACAACACTTGGTGATCTTTGTATTCACGATGAGAAACTTTTGGGGTGCTCATTCTACCGAAATTCTGTCGGAGTCTGGGTAGCAGATATATCG CTTATTGAGCCATATGGTGCTGGCTTGGATCCCAAGAAAAATGAAGGCACAGAACAAAAACTTGGTCTTCAGGGAAGTAAACTGGAGAAAGTAGAAGTTAATGTAGGACCAACCTCTGGGTTCCGCAGCATGTCTCCTGATGAGTCAAAGGagataaagaatatatatattgact CTTCTGGAGGGAAGCCAGTTACTTTACAGAGATCAGGGTCtttaagttcaacaaaagtagATCTCCCAGAGGAATTCAAGGAAATTTGCAACTTAGGAACAATGAAGCAGAGTCCTGCAACAGGAGCTCGTGTAAAATCAAATGAACAAGCAATTAGAAAATCTTTCATTGCGCCAAACATTGTACCTCGTGACACTCCTGATGGTAAGGTATCGGCAAAATCAGAAAAAGAGACCATCTCCTTTTCAAAGACGAAACCTGGAATGTTACTTAGACCAGCTCATGTACGAAGAGCATCCACTGGCAGATTTGATGTTGATAGGTTTTCAGAAGATGTGAATTCTAGAACTTTTTGTGATACTGCTATTAAATCAGGCATCACAAAAGAACCCAGCTTCCAACTGAATCTAGGATTTCAAAATGAAGTTAAGGAATCTTGTGAAGATAAACATCCTATCAAGAATGTCACAGACAAGTTTGACAAGACTCTATCTCCAAGCAGATTTTCTGAACAAACAAAAC GTGACGAATCCTCACCCTGCAAGGAAGAGATTAGTCCAGTTAAATATGTCAATGGAG TTGCTGTTGTACGAGGAAGGACCCGGTCATTGGTTGAGAGGTTTGAGCGAAGGGAAAAGATTCAAATTGATGAAGATCAAACTAATGTATTCCTTCCCACAATAAATGAAACAAGAGAAAAAGTTCACAATGAAGATCAAATTAAAGCATCTCCTACACCCACTGCGGTATTCGAGAGGAGGGAAAGAAATCCCTTAAATGAAGATCGAAACAATGTGCCCCCCATTCCCAAGACAATATCTGAAACTGATAAATCTCCTAACACAGTG AAAGTTGAGCCTCAAATTTCTAAAGAGGATTCAAACCCTGCAAATGAAGAGGAAATCATTGAAGGTCTGATGCAAACTCATGATGTAACATTAAGTAATCTTCGCTCACGCTTGACAAAGTTGCAG GTGGTGCGGCATTTTTGGGAATGTAATGATATTAAAGGTGCTACCAATGCTTTGAGAAAGCTGCCAGATCAATCT GTTCAAGCAGATGTTATCAGTGTCCTTGTGGAAAAGATGGAGATTTTCACCTTAGATTTATTTTCTTGCTTACTTCCTGTGCTCACAGGCTTGCTGGATAGCAAGATAGAAAG ACATGTAAAGCTGTCACTGGATATGCTGTTAAAGCTTGTAGCAGTTTTTGGTCCAACAATACGTGCAACTGTTTCAGCACCTCCCTCTGTTGGTGTCGATCTACATCAAGAAGAAAG GCGGGAATGCTGCAACAAGTGCTTTATGGAACTGCAAAAGATCCAAATGACTCTTCCAATACTGATACG GAAGGGTGGTATATTAGCCAGGTCTGCTCTAGAGCTAAATCTTGTTCTTCAGCAGTCCTAA
- the LOC100804771 gene encoding protein STRUBBELIG-RECEPTOR FAMILY 3 isoform X1, whose amino-acid sequence MGNMKLELHVGVFVICMVILIGSFCVGDTDMVDVAAINSLYVSLASPPLQGWKPVGGDPCLELWQGVACVFSNITAIHLGGMNLGGQLGSNLNFPSIIELDLSNNHIEGPIPFTFPPTLRSLSLSANQLNGSIPDALSLLTQLSNLDLSNNNLSGQLPSSTGSLSSLTTLHLQNNQLSGTLYVLQDLPLQDLNIENNLFSGPIPPKLLTIPNFSKNGNPFNTTIIPSPPAVAPAPVAIGSSPQESPWKVAHGPSALTAPVPASTRKSVIAKSVIWIAGAGLLVFIILGVFLLMLRCIKRRPEKKNANKLDVGVFVGPLNKPTRSDSDVEAANQEEKGKFEVPNRSTDFIPKVQEEQDIYWKVVSATSEGNNGRESINTGGGSKLSSLQPPPQHFLPTSPGEKVIINPAITTQVTKRQVMSNSIRVYTVALLQQYTNSFSQENCIGEGTLGPVYRAELPGGKLLAVRKLDATASMGQSHEQFLQLVSSISKIQHANIARLVGYCAEHSQRLLVYEYCSNGTLHDTLHGYDNHCIKLPWNARIQVALGAARALEYLHENFQPPIVHRNFRSANVLLNDNLEVCISDCGLGPLLSSGSTGQLSGRLLTAYGYSAPEFESGSYTQQSDVFSFGVVMLELLTGRKSYEKSLPRGEQVLVRWAVPQLHDIDALSKMVDPCLKGTYPMKSLSRFADIVSSCIQREPEFRPAMSEIVQDLLRIK is encoded by the exons ATGGGTAACATGAAGTTGGAGTTGCATGTTGGAGTTTTTGTCATCTGCATGGTGATTCTCATAGGGAGTTTCTGTGTTGGAGATACTGACATGGTTGATG TTGCAGCAATAAATAGTCTATATGTTTCTCTGGCGTCACCACCACTTCAAGGGTGGAAACCCGTGGGAGGAGATCCATGTTTGGAGCTGTGGCAAGGTGTGGCTTGTGTCTTCTCCAACATAACTGCAAT ACACCTCGGAGGCATGAATTTGGGTGGACAGCTGGGCAGCAATTTGAATTTCCCATCCATTATAGAATT GGATCTTAGCAACAACCACATTGAAGGGCCTATTCCATTTACTTTTCCCCCTACTCTGAGGAGCTT gtCTCTCTCAGCAAATCAGTTAAATGGAAGCATTCCAGATGCCTTGTCCTTATTAACTCAATTGTCAAACTT GGACTTGTCAAATAACAACTTGAGTGGTCAGCTACCTTCATCAACAGGGAGTTTATCATCTCTTACCACATT ACACTTGCAAAACAATCAACTTTCTGGGACCCTTTATGTTTTGCAAGACCTTCCTCTCCAAGATCT gaATATAGAGAACAATTTATTCTCTGGGCCAATTCCTCCAAAATTGCTGACTATCCCTAATTTCAG TAAAAATGGGAATCCATTTAATACTACTATTATTCCATCACCTCCTGCTGTGGCCCCTGCACCTGTAGCTATAGGTTCATCCCCCCAAGAATCGCCTTGGAAAGTGGCACATGGTCCTTCTGCCCTGACAGCACCAGTGCCTGCAAGTACTAGGAAGTCTGTTATAGCTAAGAGCGTCATTTGGATTGCTGGTGCAGGTCttttagtatttattatattgggagtttttcttttaatgttgAGGTGCATTAAGAGAAGGCCGGAGAAGAAAAATGCAAATAAACTTGATGTGGGTGTGTTTGTGGGACCTTTGAATAAACCTACACGCAGTGACTCTGATGTTGAAGCAGCTAATCAAGAGGAGAAAGGTAAATTTGAAGTACCAAATAGAAGTACAGATTTCATTCCAAAGGTTCAGGAAGAACAAGACATATATTGGAAAGTAGTATCTGCAACATCAGAAGGCAATAATGGTCGTGAATCAATCAACACTGGAGGGGGTTCCAAACTTTCATCCCTGCAGCCACCACCACAACACTTTCTCCCAACCAGTCCTGGTGAGAAGGTCATTATTAATCCGGCTATAACTACACAAGTAACCAAAAGACAAGTCATGTCAAATTCCATCAGAGTTTATACTGTTGCGTTGCTTCAACAATATACAAATAGCTTTTCCCAAGAAAACTGTATTGGGGAAGGTACACTTGGGCCTGTTTATCGGGCTGAGCTCCCTGGTGGAAAG CTATTGGCAGTGAGGAAATTGGATGCTACTGCTTCCATGGGTCAGAGTCATGAACAATTTCTTCAATTGGTGTCCAGCATCTCAAAAATTCAGCATGCAAATATTGCAAGGCTTGTAGGCTACTGTGCTGAGCATAGCCAACGACTACTTGTATATGAGTATTGCAGTAATGGGACTCTACATGATACACTGCATGGGTATGATAATCATTGTATCAAACTCCCATGGAATGCACGCATTCAGGTGGCACTTGGAGCTGCAAGAGCTTTAGA GTATCTGCATGAGAACTTTCAGCCACCTATTGTGCATCGAAATTTTAGGTCTGCTAATGTTCTTCTGAACGACAATTTGGAAGTGTGCATCTCTGATTGTGGATTAGGGCCATTACTCTCTTCTGGCTCTACTGGTCAG TTATCAGGACGCCTCCTTACAGCGTATGGTTACAGTGCTCCAGAATTTGAGTCTGGAAGTTATACGCAGCAAAGTGATGTCTTCAGTTTTGGTGTCGTAATGCTAGAACTTCTCACTGGACGAAAATCTTATGAAAA GTCACTGCCTCGTGGAGAGCAAGTTTTGGTCAGATGGGCAGTCCCTCAACTCCATGACATTGATGCATTGTCAAAAATGGTTGACCCCTGCTTAAAGGGAACCTATCCTATGAAGTCCTTGTCACGTTTTGCAGATATTGTTTCTTCATGTATACAG CGGGAACCTGAATTCCGGCCGGCAATGTCGGAAATTGTTCAAGATCTCTTGCGAATAAAGTAA
- the LOC100804771 gene encoding protein STRUBBELIG-RECEPTOR FAMILY 3 isoform X2 translates to MNLGGQLGSNLNFPSIIELDLSNNHIEGPIPFTFPPTLRSLSLSANQLNGSIPDALSLLTQLSNLDLSNNNLSGQLPSSTGSLSSLTTLHLQNNQLSGTLYVLQDLPLQDLNIENNLFSGPIPPKLLTIPNFSKNGNPFNTTIIPSPPAVAPAPVAIGSSPQESPWKVAHGPSALTAPVPASTRKSVIAKSVIWIAGAGLLVFIILGVFLLMLRCIKRRPEKKNANKLDVGVFVGPLNKPTRSDSDVEAANQEEKGKFEVPNRSTDFIPKVQEEQDIYWKVVSATSEGNNGRESINTGGGSKLSSLQPPPQHFLPTSPGEKVIINPAITTQVTKRQVMSNSIRVYTVALLQQYTNSFSQENCIGEGTLGPVYRAELPGGKLLAVRKLDATASMGQSHEQFLQLVSSISKIQHANIARLVGYCAEHSQRLLVYEYCSNGTLHDTLHGYDNHCIKLPWNARIQVALGAARALEYLHENFQPPIVHRNFRSANVLLNDNLEVCISDCGLGPLLSSGSTGQLSGRLLTAYGYSAPEFESGSYTQQSDVFSFGVVMLELLTGRKSYEKSLPRGEQVLVRWAVPQLHDIDALSKMVDPCLKGTYPMKSLSRFADIVSSCIQREPEFRPAMSEIVQDLLRIK, encoded by the exons ATGAATTTGGGTGGACAGCTGGGCAGCAATTTGAATTTCCCATCCATTATAGAATT GGATCTTAGCAACAACCACATTGAAGGGCCTATTCCATTTACTTTTCCCCCTACTCTGAGGAGCTT gtCTCTCTCAGCAAATCAGTTAAATGGAAGCATTCCAGATGCCTTGTCCTTATTAACTCAATTGTCAAACTT GGACTTGTCAAATAACAACTTGAGTGGTCAGCTACCTTCATCAACAGGGAGTTTATCATCTCTTACCACATT ACACTTGCAAAACAATCAACTTTCTGGGACCCTTTATGTTTTGCAAGACCTTCCTCTCCAAGATCT gaATATAGAGAACAATTTATTCTCTGGGCCAATTCCTCCAAAATTGCTGACTATCCCTAATTTCAG TAAAAATGGGAATCCATTTAATACTACTATTATTCCATCACCTCCTGCTGTGGCCCCTGCACCTGTAGCTATAGGTTCATCCCCCCAAGAATCGCCTTGGAAAGTGGCACATGGTCCTTCTGCCCTGACAGCACCAGTGCCTGCAAGTACTAGGAAGTCTGTTATAGCTAAGAGCGTCATTTGGATTGCTGGTGCAGGTCttttagtatttattatattgggagtttttcttttaatgttgAGGTGCATTAAGAGAAGGCCGGAGAAGAAAAATGCAAATAAACTTGATGTGGGTGTGTTTGTGGGACCTTTGAATAAACCTACACGCAGTGACTCTGATGTTGAAGCAGCTAATCAAGAGGAGAAAGGTAAATTTGAAGTACCAAATAGAAGTACAGATTTCATTCCAAAGGTTCAGGAAGAACAAGACATATATTGGAAAGTAGTATCTGCAACATCAGAAGGCAATAATGGTCGTGAATCAATCAACACTGGAGGGGGTTCCAAACTTTCATCCCTGCAGCCACCACCACAACACTTTCTCCCAACCAGTCCTGGTGAGAAGGTCATTATTAATCCGGCTATAACTACACAAGTAACCAAAAGACAAGTCATGTCAAATTCCATCAGAGTTTATACTGTTGCGTTGCTTCAACAATATACAAATAGCTTTTCCCAAGAAAACTGTATTGGGGAAGGTACACTTGGGCCTGTTTATCGGGCTGAGCTCCCTGGTGGAAAG CTATTGGCAGTGAGGAAATTGGATGCTACTGCTTCCATGGGTCAGAGTCATGAACAATTTCTTCAATTGGTGTCCAGCATCTCAAAAATTCAGCATGCAAATATTGCAAGGCTTGTAGGCTACTGTGCTGAGCATAGCCAACGACTACTTGTATATGAGTATTGCAGTAATGGGACTCTACATGATACACTGCATGGGTATGATAATCATTGTATCAAACTCCCATGGAATGCACGCATTCAGGTGGCACTTGGAGCTGCAAGAGCTTTAGA GTATCTGCATGAGAACTTTCAGCCACCTATTGTGCATCGAAATTTTAGGTCTGCTAATGTTCTTCTGAACGACAATTTGGAAGTGTGCATCTCTGATTGTGGATTAGGGCCATTACTCTCTTCTGGCTCTACTGGTCAG TTATCAGGACGCCTCCTTACAGCGTATGGTTACAGTGCTCCAGAATTTGAGTCTGGAAGTTATACGCAGCAAAGTGATGTCTTCAGTTTTGGTGTCGTAATGCTAGAACTTCTCACTGGACGAAAATCTTATGAAAA GTCACTGCCTCGTGGAGAGCAAGTTTTGGTCAGATGGGCAGTCCCTCAACTCCATGACATTGATGCATTGTCAAAAATGGTTGACCCCTGCTTAAAGGGAACCTATCCTATGAAGTCCTTGTCACGTTTTGCAGATATTGTTTCTTCATGTATACAG CGGGAACCTGAATTCCGGCCGGCAATGTCGGAAATTGTTCAAGATCTCTTGCGAATAAAGTAA